From the genome of Bacteroidota bacterium, one region includes:
- a CDS encoding CoB--CoM heterodisulfide reductase iron-sulfur subunit B family protein: protein MNLGYYPGCSAEGTGKEADLSLKEVFKVLDIGLDELEDWSCCGATSAHVTSHLLSVALPARNLLLAQKQGLNELLAPCAACYSRLVSSQKEMRLDEKTRMRVEELLEDKMNTGMKICNLLQVFEEIGPEKLKDHITADLKNLKVACYYGCLLVRPADIALADDVEDPHSMEAIVEATGAKTVNWNFKTECCGAAHSIAHTDIVVKLSKKILDDAIKRGADVIAVACPMCHSNLDMRQIAIIDQDKGRNPIPVLYLTELIGLAMGIDPAALGINSHYIDVKPILSKITKREVVCA from the coding sequence ATGAATCTCGGTTATTATCCCGGATGTTCCGCTGAAGGAACCGGAAAAGAAGCCGACCTCTCCCTCAAGGAGGTTTTTAAAGTTCTTGACATTGGACTCGATGAACTTGAAGACTGGTCTTGCTGCGGCGCCACCTCGGCACATGTCACTTCCCATCTTCTCTCGGTTGCATTACCGGCACGGAATCTGTTGCTTGCGCAAAAGCAGGGATTAAACGAACTTCTCGCTCCCTGTGCAGCCTGTTACAGCAGACTGGTCTCATCACAAAAAGAGATGAGACTCGATGAAAAAACCCGTATGCGGGTCGAGGAACTGCTCGAAGACAAAATGAACACAGGAATGAAAATCTGCAATCTTCTTCAGGTGTTTGAAGAGATCGGTCCCGAAAAGTTGAAGGATCACATAACAGCAGATCTTAAAAACCTGAAGGTTGCCTGTTACTACGGTTGTCTGCTTGTAAGACCTGCAGATATCGCCCTTGCCGATGATGTCGAAGATCCTCATTCGATGGAAGCGATTGTGGAGGCAACGGGTGCAAAAACGGTGAACTGGAACTTCAAAACCGAGTGCTGCGGAGCCGCTCACTCGATAGCCCACACAGATATTGTGGTAAAACTGAGCAAAAAGATACTTGATGATGCCATAAAGCGGGGTGCGGATGTAATTGCTGTTGCCTGCCCGATGTGCCACTCAAACCTTGACATGAGGCAAATTGCCATTATCGATCAGGACAAGGGAAGAAATCCGATACCCGTCCTCTACCTTACCGAACTTATCGGACTCGCGATGGGAATCGACCCTGCTGCACTCGGTATCAATTCGCATTATATTGATGTAAAACCAATCCTTTCGAAAATAACAAAGCGGGAGGTTGTATGCGCATAG
- a CDS encoding CoB--CoM heterodisulfide reductase iron-sulfur subunit A family protein — protein sequence MRIGVFVCHCGENIGRTVDCHAVAEACAHFPGVAHSEDYKYMCSDPGQNLIKQAIREKGLDAVVVGSCSPHMHEKTFRKACADAGVNPYMVEIANLREHCSWIHDDIKAGTRKSIDLMRFAVEKVKFNVPLSPIRVPVTKRTLVIGGGISGIQAALDVANAGYEVVLVEKEPSIGGHMSQLSETFPTLDCSQCILTPRMVEVYQHPKIKLMSYSEVEKVDGFIGNFTVTIRKKAKSIKEEFCTGCGLCAQKCPIKKKALSEFDEGLSFRSAMYVPFPQAVPNIPVIDREVCTYFKNGKCALCKSVCGRDAIDFDQQDRFVKEEVGAIIVATGYKLYTIDKKPEGSIYKGYGEYGYGKYKDVIDGLQFERIASASGPTSGEILRPSDNKEPQKIVFIQCVGSRDESKGISYCSKICCMYTAKHAMLYKHKVHHGEAYVFYMDIRSGGKNYEEFVRRAIEEDHVKYIRGRVSKIYEEDGKLIVRGEDTIAGMPVTIDADLVVLATAMVPQPEASVLAQTLGVSYDKYGYFQEVHPKLRPVETATGGIFLAGACHSPRDIPECVSMASAAAAKTMVLFGSDMLEREPVVAEVDPSTCAGCFYCKKVCAYNAIDINEIRDRKGQLQKVVAHVNSGLCQGCGTCNATCPSKSIELIGFRDDQIFAQINAFAEV from the coding sequence ATGCGCATAGGAGTTTTTGTCTGCCATTGCGGTGAAAATATCGGCAGAACAGTTGATTGCCATGCAGTAGCGGAGGCATGCGCCCATTTTCCGGGGGTTGCCCATTCTGAAGACTACAAATATATGTGCTCGGACCCCGGACAAAACCTGATAAAACAGGCGATCAGGGAGAAGGGTCTCGATGCTGTTGTGGTGGGTTCATGCTCGCCCCACATGCACGAAAAGACATTCAGAAAAGCGTGTGCCGATGCAGGTGTAAATCCTTACATGGTCGAGATAGCCAATTTGAGGGAACACTGCAGTTGGATACACGATGACATTAAGGCAGGCACGAGGAAATCGATCGACCTGATGCGGTTCGCGGTTGAAAAAGTAAAGTTTAATGTTCCGCTTTCCCCGATTCGTGTTCCTGTTACCAAACGAACCCTCGTAATCGGCGGTGGAATCTCAGGAATCCAGGCAGCACTTGATGTAGCCAATGCGGGTTATGAAGTGGTGCTGGTTGAGAAGGAACCCTCAATCGGCGGGCACATGAGTCAGCTTTCGGAGACATTTCCTACTTTGGACTGCTCGCAGTGTATCCTCACCCCAAGGATGGTCGAAGTCTATCAACACCCCAAAATTAAACTGATGTCCTATTCTGAAGTGGAAAAAGTCGATGGATTTATCGGCAATTTTACCGTAACAATCAGAAAAAAAGCAAAATCGATAAAAGAAGAGTTCTGCACGGGATGCGGACTTTGTGCTCAAAAATGCCCGATCAAGAAAAAGGCTCTCAGCGAATTCGACGAAGGGCTTTCCTTCCGGTCTGCGATGTATGTCCCTTTCCCTCAGGCGGTTCCGAATATCCCGGTTATTGACAGAGAGGTGTGTACCTATTTCAAAAACGGGAAGTGTGCCCTGTGCAAGAGCGTCTGCGGACGCGATGCAATCGACTTCGATCAGCAGGATAGATTCGTGAAAGAGGAGGTCGGTGCCATTATAGTTGCCACGGGATATAAACTCTACACAATCGATAAAAAACCCGAGGGGAGCATCTATAAAGGCTACGGAGAGTACGGATACGGCAAATACAAAGATGTGATTGACGGACTTCAGTTCGAGAGAATCGCAAGTGCGTCGGGTCCCACTTCGGGAGAAATCCTTCGTCCTTCCGATAACAAGGAACCACAAAAGATAGTGTTTATCCAGTGTGTCGGCTCCCGCGACGAATCGAAAGGCATCTCATACTGCAGTAAAATCTGTTGCATGTACACAGCCAAACACGCGATGCTCTACAAACACAAGGTTCATCACGGTGAAGCTTATGTCTTCTATATGGATATCAGATCGGGCGGAAAGAACTATGAGGAATTTGTTCGCCGCGCAATCGAGGAAGACCATGTGAAGTATATCCGCGGAAGGGTTTCGAAGATATATGAGGAAGACGGAAAGCTGATCGTCAGAGGTGAGGATACAATCGCCGGAATGCCCGTCACGATTGATGCCGACCTCGTCGTTCTGGCGACTGCGATGGTGCCTCAGCCCGAAGCTTCAGTGCTAGCCCAGACCCTGGGTGTCTCTTACGATAAATATGGTTACTTCCAGGAAGTGCATCCGAAGTTGAGACCGGTGGAAACCGCCACGGGTGGAATCTTCCTTGCGGGTGCCTGCCACTCACCGCGCGATATCCCCGAGTGTGTTTCGATGGCTTCCGCTGCGGCTGCAAAAACGATGGTTCTTTTTGGTTCAGACATGCTCGAAAGGGAGCCCGTTGTCGCAGAAGTGGATCCCTCCACCTGTGCTGGGTGCTTCTATTGCAAGAAGGTTTGTGCCTATAATGCCATTGACATCAACGAGATAAGAGACAGAAAAGGACAGCTTCAAAAAGTGGTTGCTCATGTAAATTCGGGACTCTGTCAGGGGTGCGGAACATGTAATGCGACCTGCCCTTCAAAGTCGATTGAACTGATCGGCTTTAGAGATGACCAGATATTCGCCCAGATAAATGCTTTTGCAGAGGTATAA
- a CDS encoding hydrogenase iron-sulfur subunit: MEEKFEPKIAAFVCNWCTYTGADLAGTSRLKQQPNARLIRVPCTGRIDPVFIIKAFESGADGVLVSGCHPGDCHYNAGNFHARRRWIMFRELLEFAGIDSSRLHFSWVSASEGKKWVDVIDGVTETVRKKGPFDQYRKMSRKIELPELEEEGVEI; the protein is encoded by the coding sequence ATGGAAGAGAAATTTGAACCCAAAATAGCAGCGTTTGTCTGTAACTGGTGTACCTATACCGGAGCTGATCTGGCGGGTACCTCACGATTGAAACAACAGCCAAATGCAAGATTGATTCGTGTACCGTGTACGGGAAGAATCGATCCCGTTTTTATAATAAAAGCGTTCGAAAGTGGTGCCGATGGTGTACTCGTTTCGGGTTGCCACCCCGGTGACTGCCACTACAATGCCGGAAACTTCCACGCCCGAAGAAGGTGGATAATGTTCAGGGAGTTGCTTGAGTTTGCCGGTATCGACTCGTCCCGGCTCCACTTCTCATGGGTCTCAGCTTCCGAAGGGAAAAAGTGGGTTGATGTGATCGACGGCGTAACCGAAACCGTAAGGAAAAAGGGACCTTTCGATCAGTACAGGAAAATGTCCAGAAAGATCGAACTTCCCGAATTGGAAGAGGAAGGAGTTGAAATCTGA
- a CDS encoding 4Fe-4S dicluster domain-containing protein — protein MNGLNEVCREAISGNKAALIIGYTEDKHHHLKPFIAHTEADTDKLTYNHNAVNNLAVYLHRFRNRTEGRIGIVVKPCDLKAITALIQENRVKRDDLYVIGVNCSGVVKDQNKEFSKENTQIKCKTCAGKTPAWYDVVVEESVEFELPEDNNALLMKQIEEMSAEERLEFWNSEFEKCIKCYACREVCPMCYCDQCIVDKTEPRWIESSATNRANFAWNMIRAFHQAGRCIGCGECDRVCPADIPLSLLNRKMGMVAFKEFGYRHGTDMNAPTLIGTFSTSDHEEFIR, from the coding sequence ATGAACGGACTGAATGAAGTTTGTCGTGAAGCCATTTCCGGGAATAAAGCTGCCCTCATCATCGGCTACACAGAGGACAAACACCATCACCTGAAACCCTTTATCGCTCACACAGAGGCGGATACTGATAAACTCACTTACAACCACAATGCAGTTAATAATCTGGCTGTCTATCTCCACCGGTTTCGTAACCGGACTGAAGGGAGGATCGGAATCGTTGTTAAGCCGTGCGATCTGAAAGCCATCACTGCCCTGATTCAGGAAAACCGCGTAAAGCGGGATGACCTCTATGTAATCGGAGTGAACTGCAGCGGAGTGGTCAAGGATCAGAACAAGGAATTCTCGAAGGAGAACACACAGATAAAATGCAAAACCTGTGCAGGAAAAACACCAGCCTGGTACGATGTCGTTGTTGAAGAGTCTGTTGAGTTCGAACTCCCCGAAGATAACAACGCCCTTCTGATGAAACAGATCGAGGAAATGTCTGCCGAAGAGCGACTGGAATTCTGGAACTCGGAGTTCGAAAAATGTATCAAGTGCTACGCCTGCCGGGAAGTTTGTCCCATGTGCTACTGTGATCAGTGCATCGTTGATAAAACAGAACCCCGCTGGATAGAAAGCAGTGCCACAAACAGGGCAAATTTCGCCTGGAACATGATCCGTGCCTTCCATCAGGCAGGCAGATGTATCGGCTGTGGCGAGTGCGATCGCGTTTGTCCCGCTGACATCCCCCTCTCACTCCTCAACAGAAAGATGGGAATGGTGGCATTTAAGGAATTCGGCTACAGACACGGAACGGATATGAACGCACCGACCCTGATTGGTACCTTCAGCACTTCCGACCATGAAGAATTTATCAGGTAG
- a CDS encoding 4Fe-4S dicluster domain-containing protein, which yields MKLMKIEKANLSRLIDQLKKDNHRVIGVTPDGKRFSENFDESLKFMETDTPPTAISFKEHFFPKTEALFHYKNNNGAIDLKEPVIDERKTVVFGARPCDSASLPILSKVFNWDYADDFFNRRVENSIIIGTECNHRDDWCFCNEVGLSQESEKGSDIFMIPVEDAFLVKTISEKGAKFIEEYSGFFESYTGIPPAENKNGHEEKKFDYDNVKKWLDSHFDHGFWDEAGETCLSCGQCAFVCPTCHCFDIVDEQCGTCSGVRAKNWDACQFSLFTKHASGHNPRDSREKRYRQRISHKFKYYNDKFSEILCTGCGRCSRGCPVSIDILELVEEIDHLAHSNAG from the coding sequence ATGAAACTGATGAAAATAGAAAAAGCAAATCTCTCCCGGCTGATCGATCAACTTAAAAAGGATAACCACCGGGTTATCGGGGTGACGCCCGACGGAAAGAGGTTCTCTGAAAATTTCGATGAATCCCTCAAATTCATGGAAACGGATACACCTCCGACAGCCATCTCGTTTAAGGAACATTTTTTCCCTAAAACGGAAGCCCTGTTCCACTATAAAAACAATAACGGAGCCATCGACCTGAAGGAACCCGTTATTGACGAGAGAAAGACCGTTGTATTCGGTGCAAGGCCATGCGACTCTGCATCACTTCCCATACTCTCGAAGGTCTTCAACTGGGATTATGCCGATGATTTCTTCAATCGAAGAGTCGAAAACTCGATAATCATCGGAACGGAATGTAATCACCGGGATGACTGGTGCTTCTGCAACGAGGTTGGCTTGTCGCAGGAATCGGAGAAGGGTTCCGATATCTTTATGATTCCGGTTGAAGATGCATTCCTCGTGAAAACAATTTCTGAGAAAGGTGCGAAATTCATCGAAGAATACTCAGGTTTTTTCGAATCTTATACGGGAATTCCTCCTGCTGAAAACAAAAACGGACACGAAGAAAAGAAATTCGACTATGACAATGTGAAAAAGTGGCTCGACAGCCATTTCGATCATGGATTCTGGGACGAGGCGGGGGAAACCTGCCTGAGTTGCGGGCAGTGTGCTTTTGTTTGTCCGACCTGCCACTGTTTCGACATTGTGGATGAGCAGTGCGGAACATGCTCGGGTGTAAGAGCGAAAAACTGGGATGCGTGCCAGTTCTCCCTTTTCACAAAGCATGCCTCGGGACACAACCCCAGGGACAGCCGCGAAAAGAGATACAGGCAGAGAATCTCCCACAAATTCAAATACTACAACGACAAATTCTCTGAAATCTTGTGCACGGGCTGCGGAAGATGTTCGCGCGGATGCCCCGTTTCCATCGACATACTTGAGCTGGTGGAAGAGATTGATCATTTAGCACATTCAAATGCAGGTTGA
- a CDS encoding FAD/NAD(P)-binding protein — translation MNIYKPELVEIIDIIQETPDIKTFKLQFISKKMREEFSFLAGQFAEYSVFGEGECTFCIASPPTRTEYLECSFKIAGKVTGALNKMNKGDIIGLRGPYGNHFPLEKMEGKNVVLIAGGIGLAPVRCIIWNVLDLRERFKDVTIIYGARSVTDLVYKRELEEWKGMDGVKTVVTVDPGGETPDWNGEVGFVPSIVEKVAPASENSVAVICGPPVMIKYTFPVLEKLGFTEDNMITTLENRMKCGLGKCGRCNIGSVYVCKDGPVFSYKELQELPQEY, via the coding sequence ATGAATATTTACAAACCCGAACTCGTTGAAATCATAGATATAATTCAGGAGACTCCTGACATAAAAACCTTCAAACTTCAGTTTATAAGCAAAAAGATGCGTGAGGAGTTTTCGTTCCTTGCGGGTCAGTTTGCCGAATATTCCGTTTTCGGCGAGGGAGAGTGCACATTCTGTATCGCCTCCCCTCCGACACGAACCGAATATCTCGAATGTTCGTTTAAGATCGCCGGAAAAGTAACGGGAGCTTTGAACAAAATGAACAAAGGCGATATCATCGGACTGAGAGGTCCCTACGGGAACCACTTCCCCCTTGAGAAGATGGAAGGCAAAAATGTTGTCCTCATCGCAGGCGGAATAGGGCTTGCCCCTGTCAGGTGCATCATTTGGAATGTGCTCGATCTACGAGAACGCTTCAAAGATGTTACCATTATCTATGGTGCCCGCTCGGTTACCGATCTGGTTTACAAGAGGGAACTGGAAGAGTGGAAAGGGATGGATGGAGTAAAGACCGTTGTTACCGTAGATCCGGGGGGTGAAACTCCTGACTGGAACGGTGAAGTGGGATTTGTCCCCTCCATAGTCGAGAAGGTTGCTCCCGCTTCGGAAAACAGTGTAGCTGTCATTTGCGGACCACCGGTTATGATAAAATATACATTCCCTGTCCTCGAGAAACTCGGCTTCACCGAAGACAATATGATTACCACCCTCGAAAACAGGATGAAGTGCGGACTCGGGAAGTGCGGCAGGTGCAACATCGGAAGCGTCTATGTTTGTAAGGACGGTCCCGTCTTCTCATACAAAGAACTGCAGGAACTTCCGCAGGAGTACTGA
- the fbp gene encoding class 1 fructose-bisphosphatase, translating to MSQTPFMTLERYIIEEERKHPEATGALSRILSDLSIAAKIISREVNKAGLVEILGFTGDTNVHGESVKKLDMYAHDMIFKAMDHGGQLCIMASEEEEDIIHIPHHFTIGKYVLLFDPLDGSSNIDANVNIGTIFSIYKRVSEGDGPGTLEDCLQPGTQQVAAGYVIYGSSTMLVYTTGEGVHGFTLDPSIGEFILSHHDIRIPEKGKIYSINEGNYKYWHPGLKKYIKWLQEEDKSTGRPYSTRYIGSMVADVHRTILYGGIFMYPADSRNPKGKLRLMYECNPVSFIVEACGGKAITGYTRVLEEIPNSLHERCPIFIGSPYDIDKVAKFIADTDAELEKPL from the coding sequence ATGTCACAAACACCCTTTATGACACTCGAGCGATATATCATCGAGGAGGAACGGAAGCATCCCGAAGCGACGGGGGCACTCTCAAGGATATTGTCGGATCTTTCAATTGCTGCAAAAATCATTTCGAGGGAAGTGAACAAAGCCGGACTTGTCGAGATACTTGGCTTCACGGGCGATACAAATGTTCACGGAGAATCGGTAAAAAAACTTGACATGTATGCACATGACATGATCTTCAAGGCAATGGATCATGGCGGTCAGCTTTGTATCATGGCATCTGAAGAAGAAGAGGATATCATCCACATCCCCCACCACTTCACTATCGGAAAATATGTTCTTCTGTTCGATCCCCTCGACGGGTCTTCAAATATTGATGCCAATGTAAACATCGGTACGATATTCTCGATCTATAAAAGGGTTTCGGAGGGAGACGGCCCCGGTACACTTGAAGACTGTTTGCAACCGGGGACTCAGCAAGTAGCAGCAGGATATGTAATTTATGGCTCCTCAACTATGCTTGTTTATACCACAGGTGAAGGAGTTCACGGTTTTACGCTTGACCCCTCTATCGGTGAATTTATCCTTTCCCACCACGATATCAGAATACCCGAAAAGGGAAAAATCTACAGTATCAATGAAGGGAACTACAAATACTGGCACCCCGGTTTGAAAAAATATATCAAATGGCTTCAGGAAGAGGACAAATCAACGGGGAGACCCTACTCAACCCGCTATATCGGGTCGATGGTGGCAGATGTGCACAGAACCATTTTATACGGCGGCATCTTTATGTACCCAGCAGACAGCCGGAACCCCAAAGGGAAATTAAGACTGATGTATGAGTGCAATCCTGTTTCGTTTATTGTGGAAGCATGCGGAGGGAAGGCAATAACGGGATATACCAGAGTGCTTGAAGAGATACCAAATTCACTTCACGAGAGATGTCCGATCTTTATCGGAAGTCCTTACGATATAGACAAGGTTGCCAAATTTATTGCCGATACAGATGCAGAACTGGAGAAACCTCTGTAA
- a CDS encoding T9SS type A sorting domain-containing protein, protein MDKKGAKITFNKLRTDFPNSLFIKDLVVRLADTMVFSNKSVIPLGLPKQQSQTTNSEVFEYNLLNNYPNPFNPETVIKFSLKEKSSVMLTVYNITGQKVAELVSGEMEKGFYEKRFDGTKLSSGVYIFRIEAQSLVSKTTYSKTMKALLLK, encoded by the coding sequence ATGGATAAAAAAGGAGCAAAAATCACATTCAATAAATTGAGGACTGATTTTCCCAACTCCCTGTTCATCAAAGACCTTGTTGTAAGGCTCGCAGACACTATGGTGTTTTCCAACAAATCAGTTATTCCACTTGGACTTCCTAAACAACAATCTCAGACGACAAATTCGGAAGTTTTTGAATACAATCTTCTAAATAATTATCCTAATCCATTCAATCCTGAAACGGTTATTAAATTCTCCCTCAAGGAGAAGAGCAGCGTAATGCTAACAGTTTACAACATCACGGGTCAGAAGGTTGCAGAACTTGTATCAGGTGAAATGGAGAAAGGGTTTTACGAGAAGAGATTTGATGGAACAAAACTCTCATCAGGAGTTTACATTTTCCGCATTGAAGCGCAATCGCTTGTGAGTAAGACAACATATTCAAAAACGATGAAAGCTTTGCTCTTGAAGTAG
- a CDS encoding T9SS type A sorting domain-containing protein: MSKLTNNPFQFVSFSFLLLLVVCTNEVSAQFDSVVLVRRAWHWDQSVVYLGDQNNDGYDDFVLVEQDSANGEYKKWGFAHFFFGGDPLSSIPAYSIFHPAGAYAVTACDVNRDSYRDLIIGQKSHRETDHWYKVYYGGPDFDTIPDFEFQFPDTSASYILMMGREWPADIDGDGWEELILCHQYYTIPPSSGNYTGTMYFFKSSYTNPLQEVYTYTPPIQTDGYGMSTVQSAFSFMDIDGDKKGDPSFVIRNPNGNPKTAKRFLFGDSTFTFEYTSDIKDAYAEYASRIHPVPDMNGDGKSDIITVDAIENIFPYWFGAVLFNGSRPVNTNAVEGFNTQNNSWSYLFSPGDVNADGFNDIIIHTFYTSARLYLGGNPIPDEKARVYSPADPGFYSFNFGGRIGNVTGDGADDICILENAFYDVRAKQGNTFIIKGTRKPTDIGDEKDLSLPSEIEIFTSPNPIDGSTDLKYIIPKDGIIQIQVFDIMGREIYSKSNYKTRGEHNEDINFGALNISSGTYMIRVSSDLQKGATTKTVKVIYIK; the protein is encoded by the coding sequence ATGTCTAAACTAACAAATAACCCTTTTCAATTTGTCTCGTTTTCATTTCTGCTGCTTTTAGTTGTTTGCACAAATGAAGTTAGTGCCCAGTTCGATTCTGTTGTGCTTGTCCGCCGGGCATGGCACTGGGATCAATCAGTTGTATATCTGGGAGACCAGAACAATGATGGATATGACGATTTTGTACTTGTGGAGCAAGACAGTGCAAATGGAGAATACAAAAAATGGGGATTTGCCCATTTCTTCTTTGGAGGCGATCCACTGAGTTCTATTCCTGCATATTCGATCTTTCATCCTGCGGGTGCTTATGCTGTTACTGCCTGTGATGTAAACAGGGACAGCTACAGAGACCTTATAATTGGTCAAAAATCACATCGAGAAACTGATCATTGGTACAAAGTGTATTATGGCGGACCGGATTTTGACACAATACCGGATTTTGAATTCCAGTTCCCTGATACTTCTGCATCTTACATACTTATGATGGGACGGGAATGGCCGGCGGATATTGACGGAGATGGATGGGAAGAATTAATACTGTGTCATCAATATTACACAATCCCACCTTCAAGTGGAAATTACACAGGTACAATGTATTTTTTTAAGTCTTCTTACACAAATCCACTTCAAGAGGTTTATACATATACGCCACCAATCCAAACAGATGGATATGGGATGAGTACTGTGCAAAGCGCTTTCTCATTTATGGACATAGACGGAGACAAAAAAGGTGATCCATCATTTGTTATCAGAAACCCTAACGGAAATCCAAAAACTGCCAAGAGATTTTTATTTGGAGATTCGACTTTTACTTTCGAGTACACTTCTGATATTAAGGACGCTTACGCAGAATACGCCTCCCGCATTCATCCAGTGCCTGATATGAATGGTGACGGGAAAAGCGATATTATCACAGTAGACGCAATCGAAAATATATTTCCATATTGGTTCGGAGCAGTGCTTTTTAACGGTTCAAGACCTGTTAACACGAATGCCGTTGAAGGTTTTAACACACAAAACAATAGTTGGTCATATCTGTTTTCCCCCGGTGATGTAAATGCTGATGGATTTAACGATATAATAATTCATACATTCTACACCAGCGCGAGGCTTTACCTTGGAGGCAACCCAATTCCGGATGAAAAAGCGAGAGTCTATTCTCCCGCAGACCCGGGTTTTTATTCTTTTAATTTTGGCGGCAGAATAGGCAATGTTACGGGTGACGGAGCAGATGATATTTGCATCCTGGAGAATGCGTTTTACGATGTAAGAGCAAAACAAGGCAACACTTTTATAATAAAAGGCACAAGAAAACCCACTGACATTGGAGATGAGAAGGATTTATCCCTTCCTTCAGAAATTGAGATATTTACCTCCCCAAATCCCATAGACGGAAGCACAGATCTTAAATACATAATCCCCAAAGATGGAATTATACAAATTCAGGTATTTGACATAATGGGAAGAGAAATTTATTCGAAATCAAACTACAAAACAAGAGGTGAACACAATGAGGATATAAACTTTGGTGCCCTCAATATTTCAAGCGGCACCTATATGATAAGGGTTTCTTCTGACCTGCAGAAGGGGGCGACGACCAAAACCGTCAAAGTAATATACATTAAATAA